The proteins below are encoded in one region of Lactuca sativa cultivar Salinas chromosome 3, Lsat_Salinas_v11, whole genome shotgun sequence:
- the LOC128132883 gene encoding uncharacterized protein LOC128132883, which produces MAEPHTPRNTITTKLPWEILFLQILPRLPVKALPNAMCVCKKWYLYLKSGAFASTYHHHVVSNDDHQNHHKYLVVSTTQRHMHSIDCETPKDGLMVARNLPFFLPFRGNMSILTSLHGLLCIGTIQPQNPGEYYDLILWNPLTGDYKMLSEPKKGCYHKECYKISEADFQQRASKWTSRGSYWEQPSHILLNEKLNFLKQVDRGGTFIFSYSVMRFDTKTEKFTEISIPSFGNQMTNCLGFMVLGGRIHFCVAILIEEENYMTNRRYYEIIELWRMDGDGYWTKVLTYGPMSFFLWGRSILHWMRNGNLLIRHLDSVYLLDMKKHTKEMIFTCQSMDSKIPPTGKYVETTVSPNQRHVYV; this is translated from the exons ATGGCGGAGCCCCACACTCCCCGTAATACCATCACCACGAAGCTTCCATGGGAGATACTATTTTTACAGATACTTCCAAGGCTGCCGGTCAAAGCTCTACCCAATGCAATGTGTGTTTGCAAGAAATGGTACTTGTACCTCAAATCGGGAGCTTTTGCCAGCACGTACCATCACCACGTGGTTAGCAACGATGATCATCAAAACCACCACAAATATCTGGTTGTATCTACCACCCAACGACATATGCATAGCATCGACTGTGAAACACCTAAAGATGGTTTGATGGTGGCCCGTAATTTACCATTTTTTTTACCATTTAGGGGAAACATGTCGATCTTAACATCTTTGCATGGACTATTATGCATAGGCACAATCCAGCCCCAAAATCCTGGAGAATATTATGATCTTATTTTATGGAATCCTTTGACAGGTGACTATAAGATGTTGTCTGAACCTAAAAAGGGTTGTTATCACAAAGAATGTTACAAGATCTCTGAAG CGGACTTCCAACAAAGGGCTTCCAAATGGACTTCGCGTGGAAGTTACTGGGAGCAGCCAAGTCATATTCTATTGAATGAAAAACTCAATTTCTTAAAACAAGTGGATAGAGGAGGAACCTTTATTTTCTCATATTCAGTTATGAGGTTTGACACGAAGACGGAAAAGTTCACAGAGATATCAATTCCCTCATTCGGTAACCAAATGACAAACTGTTTGGGTTTCATGGTTCTAGGAGGGCGCATCCACTTCTGTGTGGCCATTCTCATTGAGGAAGAAAATTATATGACAAATCGACGATATTATGAAATAATCGAGCTGTGGAGGATGGATGGAGATGGATATTGGACGAAGGTGTTAACTTATGGCCCGATGTCGTTTTTTCTTTGGGGTCGATCGATACTGCACTGGATGAGGAATGGAAATTTGCTCATACGACATCTAGACAGTGTTTACCTGTTAGATATGAAGAAGCATACCAAAGAAATGATCTTTACATGTCAAAGCATGGATTCCAAAATCCCTCCAACAGGGAAATACGTCGAAACTACCGTGTCACCCAATCAACGCCACGTATATGTATGA
- the LOC111890049 gene encoding uncharacterized protein LOC111890049 → MIVETLMGVFNIHNEYVRTFKTAKDLAVENSLVDYAVCLFNNVPDRLYGPPAHGTLGCTVVGEDAIGSTYDIVIHSRSGVPRRISKLHPSYMALQYPVLFPYGETGWSPRLKLHDERSSKYLVDTYACIELSRLDFCEHNQSQLRSAYVSGIYDALSRGDTESRSVGKRVFLPPSFVGGPRYMYSHYQDALSICREYGNPQYFITFTCNVGWPEITRYMNSHHQTDVGSRADIISRVFHMKVTAFIAYLKSDKTFGPVSAYLYTIEFQKRGLPHCHILIWVEDSHKIKDPSKVDDYITAELPDPVSEPLLYEIVTRCMVHGPCGLLNSKAPCMKDGNYKKKFPKSFVSTTFFDKDGYAHYKRNSSSLHMLQSGIQINNRYIVPYNKRLSSRFNAHINVEYCGWNMMIKYLFKYVSKGMERVRFVVQKDTQCADTSVYGQCIVVDEKDTQCADTSVRLV, encoded by the exons ATGATTGTTGAAACTCTTATGGGTGTTTTCAATATTCATAATGAGTATGTAAGGACTTTTAAGACTGCGAAAGACCTTGCTGTTGAAAACAGTTTGGTTGACTATGCGGTTTGTTTGTTTAATAATGTCCCTGACcgtttatatggacctccagctcATGGTACTTTGGGTTGTACTGTTGTTGGTGAAGACGCAATAGGCAGTACATACGACATAGTTATACATTCCAGGAGTGGTGTTCCACGCAGGATTAGCAAACTTCATCCTAGCTATATGGCTTTGCAGTATCCTGTCCTTTTTCCGTATGGTGAAACAGGTTGGTCTCCGCGTTTAAAACTTCATGATGAGAGAAGCAGTAAG TATCTGGTGGATACATATGCATGCATTGAATTGTCAAGGCTTGATTTCTGTGAACACAATCAGAGCCAACTCAGATCAGCGTATGTTAGTGGCATTTATGATGCACTTTCACGTGGTGATACTGAAAGTCGTTCTGTTGGTAAGCGTGTTTTTTTGCCTCCATCTTTTGTTGGTGGTCCAAGATACATGTACAGTCACTATCAGGATGCTCTTTCTATCTGCCGGGAATACGGGAATCCACAGTACTTTATAACTTTTACGTGCAATGTTGGATGGCCAGAAATCACACGTTATATGAATTCCCATCATCAAACTGATGTTGGTAGTAGAGCTGATATAATTTCACGGGTATTTCATATGAAAGTCACTGCATTCATTGCATATCTGAAATCTGATAAGACTTTTGGCCCTGTTTCAGCAT atCTGTATACCATTGAATTTCAAAAGAGAGGGTTGCCTCATTGTCATATACTTATATGGGTTGAAGACTCACATAAGATAAAAGATCCTTCAAAAGTTGATGATTACATTACTGCCGAGTTGCCTGATCCTGTTTCAGAGCCACTGTTATATGAAATTGTTACCAGGTGTATGGTCCACGGACCATGTGGTTTGCTGAATTCTAAGGCGCCCTGTATGAAGGATGGAAACTACAAGAAAAAATTTCCTAAGTCGTTTGTCTCTACTACGTTTTTTGATAAGGACGGCTACGCTCATTATAAAAGAAATTCAAGTTCACTTCATATGTTGCAGAGTGGTATACAGATAAATAACAGATACATAGTTCCGTATAATAAGAGGTTGTCCAGTCGTTTCAACGCACATATTAATGTTGAGTATTGCGGGTGGAATATGATGATTAAGTACCTGTTCAAGTATGTATCAAAGGGAATGGAACGGGTCAGATTTGTTGTTCAGAAAGATACTCAATGTGCTGATACGTCTGTCTATGGACAATGTATAGTTGTTGACGAGAAAGATACTCAATGTGCTGATACGTCTGTTAGGTTGGTTTGA
- the LOC111890048 gene encoding uncharacterized protein LOC111890048 — protein sequence MIFCSACNALGLIGDDKEWMDAFVQASEWATSSQLRSLFCYLLLLCDVNDPMCLWDIGWRKMSDDLVYRMRSSNPTIELNIDDSHIQQLVLFELDHILRSSTPPRSILDFHLPKLTDSNITLLKNRLFLEETSYNKVYNDIRSAEETQQQVLIFVYGHGGTGKTFLWNTLLAYFRSRGKIALTVAASGIASLLLPSGRTTHSRFNIPIDFSEKTACNIRKHTMLAELLKQTSIIIWDEAPMSDRRCFECLDRSLKDILDCEAKTFGGMSMLLGGDFRQTLPVSPKSTPSEIVSLTLPNSYLWPYFKLCKLSANMRLKDSSMSSKIELNASDFATWLVQVGDGRIGNMDTVDRINTKWIEIPRSLLIPPSENGLDSLINFVYGDIFQTNVSTSMLSGRAIVCPNNETIQHINDIVMRKIPGVSKIYESADNIEFSGKQTTNFNTFYPLEYLNGLTFPSIPAHSLLLKINTPIMLIRNINQKEGLCNGTRLMVSQLLSNVIEASIITGTSIGKKVFLPRIRFIHKAPDIPFTFIRKQFPVNVCYGMTINKSQGQSLTRIGIYFPEPVFTHGQLYVALSRATSPEAVKILMHSDDKTTNNITKNVVFKDFLQKINNSEVKHIYNVSVFFSRS from the exons ATGATTTTCTGTAGTGCATGCAATGCATTAGGGTTGATTGGAGATGACAAAGAATGGATGGATGCTTTTGTGCAAGCTTCTGAGTGGGCGACTTCATCTCAGTTGCGGTCTCTTTTCTGTTATCTTCTGCTTTTATGTGATGTTAATGATCCCATGTGTTTGTGGGACATTGGATGGAGAAAAATGAGTGATGACTTAGTTTATAGGATGCGGTCATCAAATCCTACTATTGAGTTGAATATAGATGATAGTCATATACAGCAATTGGTCTTATTTGAATTAGATCACATACTAAGGTCGTCTACTCCACCACGATCTATTTTGGACTTTCATCTACCAAAACTAACAGATAGCAACATCACACTGTTAAAAAATCGTCTCTTCCTAGAAGAAACTTCTTATAATAAG GTGTACAATGACATTCGCTCTGCAGAGGAAACACAACAGCAAGTGCTTATATTTGTTTATGGTCATGGAGGAACCGGCAAAACTTTCTTGTGGAATACATTGCTTGCTTATTTCCGTTCAAGAGGAAAAATAGCACTAACTGTTGCTGCCTCAGGAATTGCTTCTTTGCTTCTTCCATCAGGAAGGACAACTCATTCCAGGTTTAATATTCCAATAGACTTTTCAGAAAAAACCGCATGCAATATAAGAAAACACACAATGCTTGCTGAGTTGCTAAAGCAAACTTCTATTATCATATGGGATGAGGCGCCAATGAGTGACAGACGTTGTTTTGAATGTCTAGATCGTTCTTTAAAAGATATACTTGACTGTGAAGCAAAAACTTTTGGTGGTATGTCTATGTTGTTAGGAGGAGACTTCCGACAGACATTGCCAGTGTCCCCAAAATCTACACCGTCTGAGATAGTTTCTCTGACCCTACCCAATTCCTATCTATGGCCCTATTTCAAATTATGTAAACTAAGTGCCAACATGAGACTTAAGGATTCATCTATGTCATCGAAAATAGAGTTAAATGCATCAGATTTTGCGACATGGCTGGTTCAGGTTGGAGATGGTAGGATTGGTAATATGGATACTGTTGATAGGATAAATACTAAATGGATTGAAATCCCTAGGTCACTCCTTATACCTCCATCGGAAAACGGGTTAGATTCCCTTATAAATTTTGTTTATGGAGATATCTTTCAAACCAATGTCTCAACAAGCATGTTATCTGGCAGGGCAATAGTTTGTCCCAATAACGAAACAATACAACACATAAATGATATTGTTATGCGTAAAATTCCTGGGGTTTCAAAGATTTACGAGAGTGCTGACAACATTGAATTTAGCGGGAAGCAGACTACAAACTTTAATACATTTTATCCGTTGGAATATCTTAATGGACTTACATTTCCAAGCATACCTGCACATTcacttttattaaaaattaacACACCTATAATGCTAATTCGAAATATAAATCAGAAAGAAGGTTTGTGTAATGGTACACGATTAATGGTCTCACAGTTGTTATCAAATGTGATTGAGGCATCAATTATTACTGGAACCAGCATTGGGAAGAAGGTTTTTCTGCCTCGTATTAGATTTATTCATAAAGCTCCTGATATACCTTTTACATTCATAAGAAAGCAATTTCCTGTTAATGTTTGTTATGGTATGACTATTAACAAAAGTCAAGGTCAGTCTTTAACGAGAATTGGAATATATTTTCCGGAACCTGTTTTCACACACGGCCAGCTTTATGTTGCATTGTCACGTGCCACATCTCCAGAAGCAGTTAAAATACTTATGCATTCTGATGATAAAACGACAAACAACATTACaaaaaatgttgttttcaaagacttcttacaaaaaataaataactcAGAGGTTAAACATATATACAATGTTTCTGTTtttttcagcaggagctag